The following coding sequences are from one Culex quinquefasciatus strain JHB chromosome 1, VPISU_Cqui_1.0_pri_paternal, whole genome shotgun sequence window:
- the LOC6039160 gene encoding LOW QUALITY PROTEIN: zinc finger protein OZF (The sequence of the model RefSeq protein was modified relative to this genomic sequence to represent the inferred CDS: deleted 2 bases in 1 codon), which translates to MMDLCRLTSAAVDQPDDIKMVEIDFQALCRVCGALGENLTSVFGKRAADRLRERITRYLQIEIRSEDCLPTKICDGCRETLDQFHELYDKCHRTDEKFRSMMSSAEELKEATEQQQQLLQPQPSSPDGKQKKGRGTVRWILCDTDMKSLEPEEQDEESGKPRKVPGESAKKNTKEIKQKEGEENQEASPETKGRRMTRSSKTAPTPQAISTAAFSCTFCKTNGTINCRNTFADKAGLVDHLKDQHSDQIFHCEQCDNYLDRNILIQHMTMHALSLFSQPNSESQPIATEDEDDQEQQTSGVDLEEGEGSQQTAEGKSGGGTEIANKENDEKSPEPTTTQPTEAKASDVRKLYCYICEKTLANRSAYSYHINQVHLNIKNFSCSYCSKKFGNQRLLNNHVAGVHSRDRNFTCTTCSKGFKTNVALYNHQRIHDDGAVKFECTFCDKKFRYRNHLTSHQLVHMNERNFPCNQCDKKFNNPECLQKHKLTHVETLPYQCPLCGFSTKQKRYLVMHAKRIHMVR; encoded by the exons ATGATGGACCTCTGCCGTCTGACGAGCGCGGCCGTGGACCAGCCCGACGACATCAAGATGGTAGAGATTGATTTTCAAGCATTGTGCCGAGTTTGCGGTGCCCTCGGCGAGAACCTAACGTCGGTGTTTGGGAAGCGGGCCGCGGACCGCCTGCGGGAACGAATCACCCGATACCTACAGATCGAGATCCGCTCCGAGGACTGCCTGCCGACGAAGATCTGCGACGGCTGTCGGGAAACGTTGGACCAGTTCCACGAGCTGTACGATAAGTGCCACCGGACGGACGAAAAGTTCCGCTCGATGATGAGTTCGGCCGAGGAGCTGAAGGAGGCGAcggaacagcagcagcagctgctgcaGCCGCAGCCGTCGTCTCCGGATGGCAAGCAGAAGAAGGGGCGCGGAACAGTAAGGTGGATTCTGTG TGATACCGACATGAAGTCGTTGGAACCGGAGGAACAAGATGAGGAGAGCGGAAAGCCGCGGAAAGTGCCTGGAGAGTCGGCCAAGAAAAATACCAAAGAAATTAAGCAGAAGGAGGGAGAGGAGAACCAGGAAGCGTCACCGGAAACGAAAGG GCGGAGAATGACGCGTAGCTCGAAGACTGCACCTACGCCGCAGGCCATATCAACGGCGGCGTTTAGCTGTACATTCTGCAAGACTAACGGAACCATCAATTGCCGGAATACCTTCGCCGACAAGGCGGGCCTTGTCGATCACCTGAAGGATCAGCACTCGGATCAGATCTTCCACTGCGAGCAGTGTGACAACTATCTGGACCGGAACATCCTGATTCAGCACATGACGATGCACGCGCTCAGTCTGTTCAGTCAACCGAACTCGGAATCACAGCCGATCGCGACGGAGGACGAGGACGACCAGGAGCAACAGACATCCGGAGTCGATCTGGAGGAGGGCGAAGGTAGTCAGCAGACGGCCGAAGGTAAGTCCGGCGGCGGGACGGAGATCGCCAACAAAGAGAACGATGAAAAGAGTCCGGAGCCGACGACAACTCAACCGACTGAAGCAAAGGCCAGCGACGTTCGGAAGCTGTACTGCTACATCTGCGAGAAGACGCTGGCCAACCGGAGTGCGTACTCGTACCACATCAACCAGGTTCATCTGAACATCAAAAACTTCTCCTGCTCGTACTGTAGTAAAAAATTTGGCAATCAGCGATTGCTGAACAACCACGTGGCCGGAGTTCACTCGCGTGATCGGAACTTCACCTGCACGACCTGCTCGAAAGGGTTCAAAACAAACGTAGCGCTGTACAACCACCAACGTATCCACGACGACGGTGCGGTGAAGTTCGAGTGCACGTTTTGCGATAAAAAGTTTCGCTACCGGAACCACCTCACTAGTCACCAGTTGGTTCACATGAACGAGCGCAACTTCCCCTGCAACCAGTGTGACAAAAAGTTCAACAACCCCGAGTGTCTGCAGAAGCACAAACTGACGCACGTGGAAACACTCCCCTACCAGTGTCCGCTGTGCGGGTTCAGCACGAAGCAAAAGCGATATCTGGTCATGCATGCCAAGCGGATCCACATGGTCCGGTAA